Proteins encoded together in one Solanum lycopersicum chromosome 7, SLM_r2.1 window:
- the LOC101264650 gene encoding LOW QUALITY PROTEIN: phosphatidate cytidylyltransferase 1 (The sequence of the model RefSeq protein was modified relative to this genomic sequence to represent the inferred CDS: deleted 1 base in 1 codon) codes for MHDHTMPSSPSTPTRIRRRRTQDVIFPELSKLNGGHLLIDDKNKYKTMWIRTYSSLWMLISIIIILYLGHLYICAMVVVIQIIMTSELFNLLRRTDEDKCLPGFRQLNWYFFFTGMLFVYGRILSQQLVNTATIDEFSYKLVSKIVKYQMVFCYFLYIAGLVWFILTLKKKTYKYQFGQYAWTHMVLFVVFTQSSFTVANIFEGIFWFLLPASLIAMNDVSAYFFGFFFGKTPLIKLSPKKTWEGFIGGSVATMITAFLFANVLGRFQWLTCPRKDLSTGWLQCDPGPLFKPEYYSIAGLTRWFPLKEISILPVQWHALCLGLFASIIAPFGGFFASGFKRAFKIKDFGYYIPGHGGFTDRMDCQMVMAIFVYIYYQSFVPQDYSIDMILDQIVRNLSFEDQKTLYYRLGQIFRQRQMKNY; via the exons atGCATGATCATACGATGCCTTCATCACCATCAACGCCAACTCGAATTCGACGTAGACGAACGCAAGATGTG ATATTTCCGGAGCTAAGCAAATTAAATGGAGGTCATTTACTTATAGATgataaaaacaaatacaaaacaatGTGGATTCGAACGTATTCATCTCTATGGATGCTTATAAGCATTATAATCATA CTTTATTTGGGTCATTTGTATATTTGTGCAATGGTTGTTGTGATCCAAATCATCATGACATCTGAGTTGTTCAATCTACTTAGAAGAACAGATGAAGATAAGTGTCTTCCTGGATTTAGGCAACTAAATTG GTACTTTTTCTTCACGGGCATGTTGTTTGTATATGGACGTATACTCAGCCAACAACTTGTGAATACTGCAACTATTGATGAGTTCTCTTATAAGTTAGTAAGCAAGATTGTAAAGTATCAGATGGTGTTTTGCTATTTTCTGTATATTGCAG GACTTGTTTGGTTCATTTTAACGTTAAAGAAGAAGACGTACAAGTATCAGTTTGGTCAGTATGCGTGGACTCACATGGTTCTATTTGTGGTGTTCACTCAATCCTCTTTTACTGTAGCCAACATATTTGAAGGCATTTTTTG GTTCCTTCTTCCTGCATCACTTATCGCGATGAATGATGTATCAGCTTATTTCTTCGGTTTTTTCTTTGGGAAGACACCTTTGATCAAGCTGTCTCCGAAAAAGACATGGGAAGGCTTCATTGGAGGATCTGTTGCCACCATGATAACTGCTTTCTTG TTTGCAAATGTCCTTGGTCGTTTCCAATGGTTGACATGTCCAAGAAAG GACCTATCGACTGGTTGGCTTCAGTGTGATCCTGGTCCTCTATTCAAACCAGAATACTATTCTATAGCTGGATTGACTCGATGG TTCCCTCTGAAGGAGATATCGATACTTCCTGTGCAATGGCATGCTTTATGCCTGGGTTTATTTGCATCCATAATCGCTCCGTTTGGGGGATTTTTTGCTAGTGGTTTCAAGAGAGCCTTTAAGATCAAG GATTTTGGCTATTACATTCCTGGACATGGCGGTTTCACAGATAGGATGGATTGCCAG ATGGTGATGGCCATTTTTGTCTACATTTACTATCAGTCATTTGTTCCTCAAGACTACTCTATTGACATGATTTTAGATCAG ATAGTAAGGAATCTCAGCTTTGAGGATCAGAAAACACTTTACTATAGGCTGGGCCAGATATTTAGGCAGAGGCagatgaaaaattattga
- the LOC101265149 gene encoding thioredoxin-like protein HCF164, chloroplastic → MAKVASSSIGLHRPKPFHFRPYQTLHSVKPFNYQLNNLQKYQRIYCQTEPKTGDCCQPSSDPYESAVKEKSSIDPGAGAESSKAEVSPPSTGPEYPTRDFNRRVALVSVIAALGLFSSQRLDLGVSLKDITAAALPYEEALSNGKPTVVEFYADWCEVCRELASDVYKVEQQYKDRVNFVMLNVDNTKWEQELDEFGVEGIPHFAFLDKDGNEEGNVVGRLPKQYLLENVDALAKGKESIPYSRAVGQYTSAESRKVHQISDPRSHG, encoded by the exons ATGGCTAAAGTGGCTTCTAGCTCTATTGGATTACACAGACCAAAGCCCTTCCATTTTCGACCTTATCAAACTTTGCACTCTGTGAAACCTTTCAATTATCAGCTGAACAATCTTCAAAAGTATCAAAGAATATATTGTCAAACAGAGCCCAAAACAGGGGATTGCTGTCAACCAAGCTCTGACCCGTATGAATCTGCAGTAAAG GAGAAGTCCTCAATAGATCCAGGTGCTGGCGCTGAGAGTAGTAAAGCTGAAGTCTCTCCTCCCTCTACTGGCCCTGAATATCCAACCAGAGACTTCAATCGGCGAGTAGCACTAGTGTCAGTCATTGCAGCACTAGGACTTTTCTCTTCACAGAGACTAGATTTAGGTGTTTCTTTGAAGGATATCACGGCTGCAGCACTGCCATATGAAGAG GCTCTTTCCAATGGAAAGCCTACTGTTGTGGAATTCTATGCCGATTGGTGTGAAGTTTGTCGAGAATTAGCTTCAGATGTCTATAAAGTTGAACAGCAGTACAA GGACCGCGTGAATTTTGTTATGTTGAATGTGGATAACACGAAGTGGGAACAAGAGCTCGATGAGTTTGGAGTCGAGGGCATTCCCCATTTTGCATTCCTGGATAAAGACGGAAATGAGGAAGGTAATGTTGTTGGCCGCCTTCCAAAACAGTATTTGCTTGAGAATGTAGACGCCCTTGCAAAAGGAAAAGAATCAATACCTTATTCTCGCGCTGTGGGACAATATACAAGTGCTGAATCGCGTAAGGTCCATCAAATTTCTGATCCAAGAAGTCATGGTTAG
- the LOC101265750 gene encoding upstream activation factor subunit spp27 — MLPQRMKKVMTDNPKKLANLIDLVNLPSTLREFMGQSQTSRLGCFKRVWSYIKENNLQDPNNKNLVNCDEKLKTVLLGKPQVELTELPTLIKLHFPKQPR; from the exons ATGCTGCCACAGCGGATGAAAAAGGTTATGACAGACAACCCAAAGAAGTTAGCCAATTTGATTGACCTAGTAAATCTCCCTTCAACACTTAGAGAGTTCATGGGTCAGTCACAGACCTCCCGCTTGGGTTGTTTTAAACGTGTCTGGTCTTACATCAAAGAAAACAATCTCCAG GATCCGAACAACAAGAACTTGGTTAATTGCGATGAAAAGTTGAAGACTGTGTTGTTGGGTAAGCCCCAGGTTGAGCTTACTGAACTGCCAACGCTGATCAAGTTGCACTTCCCCAAGCAACCAAGATGA
- the TIG gene encoding trigger factor-like protein TIG, Chloroplastic, with product MATPISIQLNPSILSFPSNSTKAQFFQLNDKFLLKPNLSSRQFSSSLVASARLVAAAAAAASGVVETVEDKLPADLHVTETQEPNSRIRLTVEVPTVVCEDCYKQVIKEFMRRSKVPGFRPGKNVPEDILVGFVGKQNIQNAVVEAILKRTLPHAMSSVTRNAYEDSIRIVTKFEDMEKTYLSLNCLRYDVVVDVAPEIKWKPDDAYKNIKVAVELDSDMDAQRASEKELIRRHKSLGALKIVTDRGLQVGDVAVIDISATTIEQDGSDAKTIPAAESKGFNFDTEEGDNVLPGFRDSIIGIKRGETKSFPLVFPDSWKQEDLRGVHAQFTVACKELFYRDLPELNDAMAERLLPGCSSIEEVKQALLQRCLEVEQAAKDQATDNAILDQLYKMVEVDIPQSLFQEQGRQLYGAQLLQLQANMKLNEQQLASLSSPRAVNEFLETQKENIISIIKQNLAVGDIFTRENLQFSTEELVKEVQNSIQEFQQHQQEYDEDRVKLQVQEVLEGAKVLEWLRENAEIQYITR from the exons atggcGACTCCAATTTCCATTCAATTGAATCCTTCAATTCTCTCATTTCCATCAAATTCTACAAAAGCTCAATTTTTTCAACTCAATGATAAATTCTTGCTTAAACCCAATTTATCTTCCCGCCAATTCTCCTCCTCCTTGGTGGCTTCAGCTCGATTGGTGGCGGCGGCGGCAGCAGCAGCTTCTGGTGTTGTTGAAACTGTTGAAGATAAACTTCCAGCTGATCTTCATGTTACTGAAACACAGGAACCCAATTCAAGA aTCAGATTGACTGTAGAAGTTCCAACTGTTGTATGTGAGGATTGCTACAAACAAGTCATAAAAGAGTTCATGAGACGTTCAAAG GTTCCTGGATTTCGTCCAGGGAAGAATGTTCCAGAAGATATCCTTGTTGGCTTTGTCGGGAAGCAAAATATTCAAAATGCTGTAGTTGAAGCTATTCTGAAAAGAACACTTCCACATGCCATGTCTTCG GTTACCCGGAACGCATATGAAGACTCCATCCGCATTGTGACCAAATTTGAAGACATGGAAAAGACTTATCTGTCTCTGAATTGCTTGAG GTATGATGTGGTTGTTGATGTGGCTCCTGAAATCAAGTGGAAACCTGACGATGCATACAAGAATATTAAGGTGGCTGTTGAGCTTGACAGCGATATGGATGCTCAAAGAGCTTCAGAAAAAGAGTTGATACGGCGTCACAAGTCTCTGGGTGCATTAAAAATTGTTACTGATAGGGGTTTACAG GTTGGCGATGTCGCAGTGATTGATATATCAGCAACTACGATTGAGCAAGATGGATCAGACGCTAAAACCATACCAGCTGCAGAGAGTAAAG GTTTCAATTTTGATACAGAAGAGGGAGATAATGTCCTTCCCGGATTTCGTGACTCAATTATTGGTATTAAACGAGGTGAAACGAAGTCATTCCCTTTGGTATTTCCAGACTCATGGAAACAAGAAGATCTTCGTGGTGTTCATGCTCAATTCACT GTTGCATGTAAGGAACTGTTTTACAGAGATTTGCCCGAGTTGAATGACGCGATGGCTGAAAGGCTTCTCCCAGGATGCAGCTCCATTGAGGAG GTCAAACAAGCGTTGCTACAAAGATGTCTTGAAGTCGAACAGGCAGCTAAAGACCAAGCAACTGATAATGCCATCCTTGACCAGCTATACAAG ATGGTTGAAGTTGATATTCCTCAATCTCTCTTCCAAGAGCAAGGAAGACAACTCTATGGAGCTCAACTTTTACAATTGCAG GCAAATATGAAACTGAACGAACAGCAGCTGGCATCGTTATCAAGCCCCAGGGCTGTGAATGAGTTCCTTGAgacacaaaaagaaaatataataagtatcataaaacaaaatttagCTGTTGGTGACATATTTACACGTGAAAATTTGCAG TTTTCAACagaggagctagtgaaggaggTTCAGAACTCAATTCAAGAATTCCAACAGCATCAACAGGAGTACGATGAGGACCGAGTTAAGCTGCAG GTACAAGAGGTACTTGAAGGGGCTAAAGTACTTGAATGGCTAAGGGAAAATGCAGAGATTCAGTACATAACTAGGTGA
- the LOC101055514 gene encoding Hop-interacting protein THI016: MAAVDDQTPPVLDETTCGTLLQKLQQIWDEVGETDDERDKMLLQIDQECLDVYKRKVDHAVKSRAHLLQALADAKVELSRLLSALGEKTYVGIPEKTSGTIKEQLAAIAPTLEKLWKQKDDRIKDFFDVQSQIQKISSEIAGYSEQVESLTVDESDLSVKKLDEFHVQLQELQKEKSDRLHKVLDLVSTVHDLCAVLGMDFFSTVTEVHPSLDDSTGVQSKSISNDTLSNLANTVLVLKEDKKQRLLKLQELATQLIDLWNLMDTPEEERSLFDHVTCNISASVDEVAIPGALALDLIEQAEVEVERLDQLKASKMKEISFKRQAELEDIYARAHVEIDTEAAREKIMGLIDSGNVDPAELLADMDNQIVIAKEEAHSRKEILEKVEKWMAACEEESWLEDYNRDDNRYNASRGAHLNLKRAEKARILVNKIPALVDSLVAKTRAWEQERDTTFTYDGVPLLAMLDEYMMLRHDREEEKRRLRDQKKFHEQMSKDPEVFGSTPSPARPLGSKKVTGPRANGSANGPASRRLSLNSHQNGSRSTSKDGKKDARLSAPVNYVAMTKDDAASHISGTEPIPSTP; the protein is encoded by the exons ATGGCAGCAGTAGATGATCAAACGCCTCCTGTTCTTGATGAAACAACTTGCGGCACCCTACTACAAAAGCTGcag CAAATCTGGGATGAGGTTGGTGAaactgatgatgagcgggacaaGATGCTTCTTCAGATAGATCAAGAGTGTCTGGATGTCTACAAGAGAAAGGTCGACCATGCTGTGAAGTCACGGGCTCACCTTCTTCAGGCATTGGCAGATGCCAAAGTTGAACTCTCCAGGCTGCTGTCAGCCCTTGGAGAGAAGACATATGTTGGAATT CCTGAGAAAACTTCAGGCACAATCAAGGAACAGCTTGCAGCTATAGCACCAACATTGGAAAAACTATGGAAGCAGAAAGATGATAGGATAAAAGACTTCTTTGATGTACAATCACAAATTCAGAAGATAAGCAGTGAGATTGCAGGGTATAGCGAGCAAGTTGAGAGTCTAACAGTGGATGAATCTGACTTATCTGTAAAAAAGTTGGATGAGTTTCATGTGCAACTTCAAGAGCTCCAAAAGGAGAAG AGTGACAGATTACACAAGGTCCTCGATCTTGTGAGTACTGTGCATGACCTTTGTGCTGTTCTTGGCATGGACTTCTTCAGTACTGTCACAGAAGTTCACCCAAGCCTGGATGATTCCACTGGTGTACAATCAAAAAGTATTAGCAATGATACATTGTCAAATCTGGCTAACACTGTCTTGGTATTAAAGGAAGATAAGAAGCAGAGATTGCTTAAG CTTCAAGAATTAGCAACTCAGCTAATTGATTTATGGAATTTGATGGATACCCCAGAAGAAGAAAGGAGCTTATTTGACCACGTTACCTGCAACAtatcagcttcagtagatgaagtGGCCATTCCAGGAGCTCTTGCTCTTGATTTGATTGAACAG GCTGAAGTGGAAGTTGAAAGGCTTGATCAACTTAAAGCTAGCAAGATGAAGGAGATTTCTTTCAAAAGACAGGCTGAACTGGAAGACATTTATGCTCGTGCCCACGTAGAGATTGATACTGAGGCTGCTCGAGAAAAGATTATGGGACTGATTGATTCTGGTAATGTTGATCCAGCAGAATTACTAGCTGACATGGACAATCAGATTGTAATTGCCAAAGAAGAGGCTCATAGTAGGAAAGAAATATTGGAAAAAGTTGAGAAATGGATGGCAGCTTGTGAAGAAGAGAGCTGGCTTGAAGACTATAACAGG GATGATAATCGGTATAATGCAAGCAGAGGGGCACACTTGAATTTGAAGAGAGCTGAAAAGGCTCGGATATTGGTCAATAAAATTCCAG CTCTTGTGGACTCGTTGGTTGCAAAAACTAGAGCATGGGAACAAGAGCGGGACACCACATTCACTTATGATGGTGTTCCACTACTTGCCATGCTAGACGAATATATGATGCTCAGGCACgatagagaagaagagaaaagaaggcTGAGG GACCAGAAGAAGTTCCATGAGCAGATGAGCAAAGATCCAGAAGTATTTGGATCTACGCCGAGCCCTGCTCGACCACTTGGTTCTAAGAAGGTAACAGGTCCACGAGCAAATGGCAGTGCCAATGGGCCGGCAAGCAGAAGGCTGTCTCTTAATTCCCACCAAAACGGTTCCAGGTCAACTTCTAAAGATGGAAAGAAAGACGCGAGACTCAGTGCTCCTGTGAACTATGTTGCCATGACCAAAGACGATGCAGCGTCTCACATTTCTGGAACTGAGCCTATTCCTAGCACCCCATAG
- the LOC101265457 gene encoding grpE protein homolog 2, mitochondrial: MVLSRISSRFSRNVLTQCRNSLLLYYRQNQQHHVPILSSQFHSIRNIREKVSLVPESALQRFGISSSASPQPDEKETSQSQGGGGSGAEKASASADSNVQDEKKESDSDSDLDLEDLSREDLVKYLIEKEELLKMKHEEFQKMQDKVLRTYAEMENVMERTRREAENTKKFAIQNFVKALLDVSDNLGRASSVVKESFSKIDVSKDTTGAVPLLKTLLEGVEMTDKQLAEVFKKFGVEKIDPTNEEFDPNKHNAVFQVPDPEKAPGMIAVCLKPGYSLHGRIIRPAEVGVTVAVESTGN; encoded by the exons ATGGTGTTGAGTAGAATCTCATCTCGATTCTCAAGGAATGTGTTGACACAGTGCCGCAACTCGCTACTACTCTATTATCGACAGAATCAACAGCACCATGTTCCCATACTTTCATCTCAGTTTCATTCAATTCGCAATATAAGAGAAAAG GTGTCTCTAGTACCTGAATCGGCCTTGCAACGGTTTGGAATCTCATCCTCTGCGTCCCCTCAACCTGATGAAAAAGAAACATCTCAGTCCCAAGGTGGAGGAGGAAGCGGAGCAGAGAAAGCTTCAGCTTCTGCTGATTCTAACGTTCAGGATGAGAAGAAAGAATCAG ATTCAGATTCAGATTTGGATTTGGAGGACCTTTCCAGGGAGGACCTGGTGAAATATCTGATTGAGAAGGAAGAACTCCTAAAGATGAAACATGAGGAATTTCAGAAAATGCAGGATAAGGTTCTTCGAACTTATGCAGAGATGGAGAATGTCATGGAGAGAACTAGACGAGAAGCAGAAAATACTAAGAAGTTTGCCATTCAG AATTTTGTGAAAGCCCTTCTGGATGTTTCTGATAATCTGGGGAGGGCTTCTTCCGTTGTAAAAGAGAGCTTTTCCAAAATTGATGTATCTAAAGACACAACTGGTGCCGTGCCACTTCTGAAGACACTTCTGGAAGGTGTTGAAATGACTGATAAACAGCTGGCGGAG GTATTCAAAAAATTTGGTGTTGAAAAAATTGATCCTACAAATGAAGAATTTGACCCAAATAAGCATAATGCAGTATTTCAAGTACCTGATCCTGAAAAGGCTCCTGGAATGATTGCTGTTTGTCTTAAG CCAGGGTATTCCTTGCATGGCCGAATTATCCGACCTGCTGAAGTTGGTGTGACAGTAGCCGTGGAGAGTACAGGGAATTGA